A part of Thermococcus sp. LS1 genomic DNA contains:
- a CDS encoding nucleotidyltransferase domain-containing protein, translating to MKVEGLIECVRQKLGRVPSLHSLILFGSLVRGDFIPGTSDVDFFAVLEDGADPESIIEKIKPTLEECSAFLNPVEVDLAWEWLPNLRDPLHLGYPFKFLTVYQQDFRVNHVVIFGEDVVGLLPEYRLDGIMIERLERTLQRLEGLNRKMLHITAGETARLLAFIHGSGLEKDDVLETLRKIGDEWAVRVYEAYLNGRRMNFEEEFLKEFVRSRVELIKKKIEEGSLLLRL from the coding sequence ATGAAGGTTGAAGGCCTCATAGAATGCGTGAGGCAAAAGCTCGGCCGGGTTCCCAGCCTCCACTCTTTAATTCTCTTTGGCTCGCTGGTTAGGGGCGACTTCATTCCCGGAACGAGCGACGTTGACTTCTTCGCGGTTCTTGAAGATGGCGCTGATCCAGAGAGTATTATTGAAAAGATAAAACCAACCCTTGAGGAGTGCTCAGCCTTTCTTAACCCTGTGGAGGTCGACCTCGCGTGGGAGTGGCTCCCGAACCTCCGCGATCCCCTGCACCTTGGCTATCCCTTCAAGTTCCTGACCGTTTACCAGCAAGACTTCAGGGTGAACCACGTTGTCATCTTTGGCGAGGATGTAGTTGGTCTCCTCCCGGAGTACAGGCTCGATGGAATCATGATTGAACGCCTCGAAAGGACGCTTCAGCGGTTGGAGGGGCTGAATAGAAAGATGCTTCACATAACCGCTGGAGAAACGGCTCGGCTACTGGCATTTATCCATGGCTCTGGCCTGGAGAAGGACGATGTTCTTGAAACCCTCAGAAAAATCGGCGATGAATGGGCAGTAAGGGTATACGAGGCCTATCTCAACGGGAGAAGGATGAATTTTGAGGAAGAGTTCCTGAAGGAGTTCGTGAGGTCACGAGTAGAGCTCATCAAAAAGAAAATTGAAGAGGGCTCACTTCTTTTGCGGCTTTAA